One region of Eleutherodactylus coqui strain aEleCoq1 chromosome 5, aEleCoq1.hap1, whole genome shotgun sequence genomic DNA includes:
- the LOC136629191 gene encoding uncharacterized protein, with protein sequence MAHTTTHRGKKPYKYSHLLGFLDVLLDVGPTTSSLPIRSQDSDAPETRRQQPSNVRPNSQRSRESRQSVTEEMGSDFTDEAQPNVRPARHQTREQGTSPPPLQEQTRSLSPCSRVDQAVLGYLRGQQGADWAELYCASLVPSFRALPPHMVPKMKVAVETLFDSTLGSTPTEECFWLLAQWSLHGRGRFPNRAEFSIPPPAQPVSHEDTRPDPVSDFFSPFLDNLLQEHSEPGRPVASTSDVPLSNVPVLPAAENSEILPQQLDAPANPGTNDQSVVSALHTQLPISNAGKRTPELSETVPHIAMVQKVKCLRKKASKKPPARYGRSEWQTTSSGNDTSGPIVYEPKLRAKETYAPKPVPTAGAGGTLPSQSIVPLSAALSEQPGCSRDVHQFFRRQRNYSRGGKGLVFFSQKI encoded by the coding sequence AACAACATCAAGTTTGCCAATAAGGAGCCAAGACTCTGATGCACCAGAAACCAGGAGGCAACAGCCTAGCAATGTACGGCCCAACAGCCAAAGATCCAGAGAGAGCAGGCAGTCCGTAACGGAGGAAATGGGCAGTGATTTTACAGATGAAGCACAGCCCAATGTAAGACCAGCTCGTCACCAGACTCGGGAACAAGGCACTAGCCCACCACCATTGCAGGAACAAACAAGGAGCTTGTCACCATGCTCTCGGGTTGACCAGGCGGTGCTTGGGTATCTGCGTGGGCAGCAGGGTGCGGATTGGGCAGAGCTCTATTGCGCTTCATTAGTACCCAGTTTTCGCGCCCTGCCGCCACACATGGTACCCAAGATGAAAGTGGCCGTGGAGACTCTATTTGACTCAACATTGGGCAGTACTCCTACTGAGGAGTGTTTTTGGCTCCTGGCTCAGTGGAGTCTCCACGGCCGCGGACGCTTTCCAAACAGGGCAGAGTTTTCTATTCCACCACCTGCTCAACCCGTCTCTCATGAAGATACAAGGCCGGACCCTgtatctgattttttttccccattcctgGACAACCTGCTTCAGGAGCATAGTGAACCAGGTAGGCCGGTGGCCTCAACAAGTGACGTTCCCTTAAGCAATGTCCCAGTTTTACCAGCAGCTGAAAACAGTGAAATACTGCCCCAGCAATTGGATGCTCCTGCAAATCCTGGGACCAATGACCAGTCTGTAGTCTCAGCATTACATACACAATTGCCGATCAGCAATGCTGGCAAAAGAACCCCAGAACTTTCTGAGACCGTTCCCCACATTGCCATGGTGCAAAAAGTTAAGTGCCTCCGAAAAAAGGCTTCAAAAAAGCCACCTGCTCGGTATGGCCGGAGCGAATGGCAGACTACTTCCTCCGGTAATGACACAAGTGGTCCCATCGTTTATGAGCCAAAATTACGCGCAAAAGAAACTTATGCTCCAAAACCAGTGCCCACTGCAGGAGCGGGTGGCACATTACCTTCCCAAAGCATTGTGCCATTGTCAGCTGCGCTGTCCGAACAGCCAGGTTGTTCGCGAGATGTCCATCAATTTTTCCGCAGACAACGCAACTATTCCAGGGGGGGAAAAGGACTCGTATTCTTCAGCCAAAAAATATAA